In one Butyrivibrio proteoclasticus B316 genomic region, the following are encoded:
- a CDS encoding ABC transporter substrate-binding protein, which yields MKKKLLATLLSASMVMGIAACGSSTAETPAPADTTATQTETKTETTTETASSDTAAETPAIDTSEHVVITYMTTGGAPEGNQTDAMLEQLNKILTEKVNAELEVYYIDWTDYLSNYNLTLARMDGTVDLVGTASDWLDAWPNAKNGAFLELSEDMLKTYAPKTWASVSPEHWDLCKYNGEIYLMPEDNYAQWTNHGFAYRLDWAKEAGLADGVKSWEDLTTYFKYVKATYPDVIPWDSDGTQYATMVGGWITSHSNYVSIDGINSGAMWGGTKDDLYTVYSPYVTDTDSLVEFAKMMKEWDEIGVWKTDVLNNTTSDNREDFKIGRVAAEQHHTQTWTDLCSHKDGYTIYDDPNAETGFFYFGEETKNLVALSITHGAMAISAASKNPERALMVYDLIRNDPECYRLFNYGVEGVSYEITPDGMRKTPDGYNSATDGISVNYWWGRNDDLEIKDATMNWDAIEKLYKEYDAIKIDYPYGQFVPNVDDIQSKIDNINDIHTTYMKQIAFGKYTGTAEEIVAEYQEALKKAGIDDVTAELQAQFDALYK from the coding sequence ATGAAGAAAAAGTTATTAGCAACATTACTTAGCGCAAGCATGGTAATGGGAATCGCAGCATGTGGCTCATCTACAGCTGAAACACCAGCTCCTGCAGACACAACTGCAACACAGACAGAAACCAAAACAGAGACTACTACAGAGACAGCAAGCAGTGATACAGCAGCTGAGACTCCTGCAATTGACACATCTGAGCATGTAGTTATCACTTACATGACAACAGGTGGCGCTCCAGAAGGAAACCAGACAGATGCAATGCTTGAGCAGCTGAACAAGATCCTTACAGAGAAGGTTAATGCAGAACTTGAAGTTTACTACATCGACTGGACAGATTACCTTTCAAACTACAACTTAACACTTGCACGTATGGATGGTACTGTTGACCTCGTTGGTACAGCTTCTGACTGGCTTGATGCTTGGCCAAATGCCAAGAATGGTGCTTTCCTTGAGCTTTCTGAGGATATGCTCAAGACATACGCTCCTAAGACATGGGCTTCAGTTTCACCTGAGCACTGGGATCTCTGCAAATACAACGGAGAAATCTATCTTATGCCTGAAGATAACTATGCACAGTGGACTAACCACGGATTTGCATATCGTCTTGACTGGGCTAAGGAAGCAGGCCTTGCTGATGGCGTTAAGAGCTGGGAAGACCTTACAACATACTTCAAGTATGTAAAAGCTACATATCCTGATGTTATTCCTTGGGATTCAGACGGCACACAGTATGCAACAATGGTTGGTGGATGGATCACATCTCACTCTAACTATGTTTCAATCGATGGTATCAACTCCGGCGCTATGTGGGGTGGTACAAAGGATGACCTTTACACAGTATATTCACCATATGTAACAGATACAGATTCACTTGTTGAATTTGCTAAGATGATGAAGGAATGGGATGAGATTGGCGTTTGGAAGACAGACGTTCTCAACAACACAACTTCTGACAACAGAGAAGACTTCAAGATTGGCCGTGTAGCAGCTGAACAGCACCACACACAGACTTGGACAGATCTTTGCTCACACAAGGATGGTTACACAATCTATGATGATCCTAACGCAGAGACAGGCTTCTTCTACTTTGGTGAAGAGACCAAGAACCTTGTAGCTCTTTCAATCACACACGGTGCTATGGCTATTTCTGCAGCTTCCAAGAACCCTGAGAGAGCACTTATGGTTTATGACCTTATCAGAAACGATCCTGAGTGCTACAGGCTCTTCAACTATGGTGTTGAAGGCGTTTCATACGAGATCACACCTGATGGCATGAGAAAGACTCCAGATGGATACAACTCAGCTACAGATGGTATTTCTGTAAACTACTGGTGGGGACGTAACGATGACCTTGAGATCAAGGACGCTACAATGAACTGGGATGCTATCGAGAAGCTCTACAAAGAGTATGATGCAATCAAGATCGACTATCCATATGGACAGTTCGTTCCTAACGTAGATGACATTCAGTCTAAGATCGACAACATCAATGATATTCACACAACATACATGAAGCAGATCGCATTTGGTAAGTACACAGGCACTGCAGAAGAAATCGTTGCTGAATATCAGGAAGCTCTTAAGAAGGCTGGTATCGATGATGTTACAGCTGAGCTTCAGGCACAGTTCGATGCTCTTTACAAGTAA
- a CDS encoding glycoside hydrolase family 35 protein: MGKFEIKDTFYLNGEPFKVISGSFHYFRTVPEYWVDRLEKLKALGCNTVETYIPWNLTEPKKGEFNFEGFCDVEKFIQTATELGLYIIIRPSPYICAEWEFGGLPAWLLKDRNMRLRVSYKPFLDAVEDYYKVLMPKITKYQIDNGGNVILMQIENEYGYYANDHEYMKFMHDLMVKYGVTVPLITSDGPYHESYRGGYAEGAHPTGNFGSKTEERFDVIKDYTNGGPLMCAEFWVGWFDHWGNGGHMKGNLVQSAEDLDKMLELGNVSIYMFQGGTNFGFMNGSNYYDALTPDVTSYDYDGILTEDGQITEKYRKYQEIIGKYVDVPEVELTTKIQRKSYGTLTCTDKVSLFETLDTISTPVHLPYTVNMEELDQNYGYILYRSRLHSEAGIAKLKLWETGDRANVFVEENPLITLYDLELNDEHNIPMEKYLACSQPAQMLAGKFMMERGLTPETAAAAIGEAGLSTGTLQGLNEKFDILVENMGRVNFGPRMETQRKGIGRCVQINGHIHNDWDIYTLPLDNVDKVDFSGDYKEGAPAFYKFTFNVDEKGDTFLDFTGWGKGVAFINGFNLGRFWEIGPQKRLYIPAPLLKDGENEIIIFETEGKVRDTIELKDEPDIG; the protein is encoded by the coding sequence ATGGGAAAATTTGAAATTAAGGATACCTTTTACCTTAACGGTGAACCATTTAAGGTTATATCCGGTTCTTTTCACTATTTTAGGACTGTTCCGGAATACTGGGTTGACAGACTGGAAAAGCTAAAGGCCCTTGGTTGTAATACAGTTGAAACTTATATTCCCTGGAATCTTACAGAACCTAAAAAGGGAGAGTTTAATTTTGAAGGTTTCTGTGATGTTGAGAAGTTTATACAGACTGCTACGGAGCTTGGACTTTATATTATTATCAGACCATCTCCATATATCTGCGCAGAGTGGGAATTTGGCGGACTTCCGGCATGGCTGTTAAAAGATAGAAACATGCGCCTTAGAGTGAGCTATAAGCCGTTCCTGGATGCAGTTGAGGATTACTATAAGGTTCTTATGCCCAAGATCACCAAATATCAGATTGATAATGGCGGAAATGTCATCCTCATGCAGATTGAAAATGAATATGGATATTATGCTAATGACCATGAGTATATGAAGTTTATGCATGATCTTATGGTTAAATATGGCGTTACTGTACCTCTTATTACATCAGACGGACCTTATCACGAGAGCTATAGAGGCGGTTATGCAGAGGGAGCACACCCTACAGGAAACTTTGGTTCCAAGACAGAGGAACGATTTGATGTGATCAAAGATTACACAAATGGCGGACCTCTCATGTGTGCTGAGTTCTGGGTTGGATGGTTTGATCACTGGGGAAATGGCGGTCACATGAAGGGAAACCTTGTTCAGAGCGCAGAGGACCTTGATAAGATGCTTGAACTTGGTAATGTCAGCATCTATATGTTCCAGGGCGGAACAAACTTTGGGTTCATGAATGGATCAAACTATTATGATGCGCTTACTCCTGATGTCACAAGCTATGACTATGATGGAATACTCACAGAGGATGGACAGATAACAGAGAAGTATCGTAAATATCAGGAAATCATTGGTAAGTATGTAGATGTTCCTGAGGTTGAACTTACTACTAAGATTCAGAGAAAGAGCTATGGAACACTGACATGTACTGATAAGGTATCTCTTTTTGAAACACTTGATACCATCAGCACTCCTGTACATCTTCCATATACAGTTAACATGGAAGAACTTGATCAGAACTATGGATATATTCTCTACAGATCAAGGCTTCATTCAGAGGCGGGAATTGCCAAGCTCAAACTTTGGGAGACTGGTGACAGGGCAAATGTATTTGTTGAGGAAAATCCTCTTATTACCCTGTATGATCTGGAACTTAACGATGAGCATAACATTCCTATGGAAAAATATCTTGCATGTTCTCAGCCTGCACAGATGCTCGCAGGAAAGTTCATGATGGAGAGAGGACTTACTCCTGAAACAGCTGCTGCAGCTATCGGAGAAGCAGGCCTGTCTACAGGAACTCTGCAGGGACTTAATGAGAAATTTGATATTCTTGTTGAGAATATGGGACGTGTTAATTTCGGACCTCGTATGGAGACACAGAGAAAGGGTATTGGCAGATGTGTCCAGATAAACGGTCACATTCACAATGACTGGGATATTTATACACTTCCACTTGATAACGTAGATAAGGTTGATTTCTCAGGAGATTATAAGGAAGGAGCACCTGCTTTCTACAAGTTTACATTTAATGTTGATGAAAAGGGCGATACATTCCTTGATTTTACTGGCTGGGGCAAGGGCGTCGCATTTATAAATGGCTTCAACCTCGGCAGATTCTGGGAGATTGGACCACAGAAGAGACTGTATATTCCTGCTCCTCTTTTAAAAGATGGCGAGAATGAGATCATTATATTTGAAACTGAAGGAAAAGTCAGAGATACTATCGAGCTTAAGGATGAGCCAGATATCGGATGA
- a CDS encoding DUF2975 domain-containing protein, with amino-acid sequence MGRDRKISVGELASIGATKAFIVILTVAAVIMCVLGPKIVEIVMTKTSPLVPDAYRYWIMLIGGYVLAAILFVFLFMLYKLICRIEIGEVFVEQNVIALRILSNLVFLACIITFAIGITCTYMIFVITVTAAFVTPIISVIGHAFDKAVAMKDELDLTV; translated from the coding sequence ATGGGAAGAGACAGGAAGATAAGTGTTGGAGAACTTGCAAGTATAGGAGCAACCAAGGCGTTTATAGTTATCCTGACTGTTGCTGCAGTTATTATGTGCGTTCTGGGACCGAAGATAGTTGAGATTGTTATGACTAAGACTTCACCACTTGTACCTGACGCATACAGATATTGGATAATGCTGATCGGTGGTTACGTTCTTGCAGCAATCTTGTTTGTTTTTTTGTTTATGTTATATAAGCTGATTTGCAGAATAGAAATCGGAGAGGTCTTTGTAGAACAGAATGTCATAGCTCTCAGGATTCTTTCTAATCTTGTTTTTCTGGCCTGCATTATTACGTTTGCCATTGGAATCACATGTACTTACATGATCTTTGTCATCACTGTCACGGCTGCTTTTGTAACACCGATCATCAGTGTAATTGGCCACGCTTTTGACAAGGCAGTTGCAATGAAGGATGAACTGGATCTTACTGTGTGA
- a CDS encoding helix-turn-helix domain-containing protein, with amino-acid sequence MIRVNLDVVMAMRKIGAGDLAERVDITNANLSILKNNKAKAIRFSTLNAICKELNCQPGDILEYVPDEEEKE; translated from the coding sequence ATGATAAGAGTTAATTTGGATGTAGTAATGGCAATGCGCAAGATAGGCGCCGGAGATCTGGCAGAGAGGGTTGATATTACAAATGCCAACCTTTCTATTCTCAAGAATAACAAGGCCAAGGCAATCAGGTTTTCTACACTAAATGCCATATGCAAAGAGCTTAATTGCCAGCCTGGGGATATTTTGGAATACGTTCCTGATGAAGAGGAAAAAGAGTGA
- a CDS encoding DUF4153 domain-containing protein, translating into MEIKGNRVVFRWAAIISYVVGFIYVKYMAWGGGMLDNKFWSDHYGLRMCIFGVLFMLCVELFAYKAGVTYQSLADKKSSRVEPLIFLGCVLLQSIGLAVWNFHEDWELAQIFFWHFTIIYYILARTGLLAAGRSGILFLLDCFQGFCVIPVMNIFLRVVAVFKREAKHDENGNVVPGKKIPAKTVATILISLFIALIVCMYAFAQLSEASETFGKVGDTFFINLDKFFKQEFWDYTVENIVYIIGSIPVGWFLFSLVGGALNNNKPYITRDGFEEETQGCHQLPAYSAYIIIGSVCLLYTLFLGTAIYDFANHKGLFAATAHEASVRAVGSFWSLIRVVLLNFAILAASCLFSRKALWEEKITRILVTVLFVFALGFAILAACNLCGVYIAIFGITPRRIMSSWVVMNVIAWCILLIVRFYKKIPAAQIGIILAAVSFSAVVCFKF; encoded by the coding sequence ATGGAAATCAAGGGAAACAGAGTGGTCTTTAGATGGGCTGCAATAATCAGTTATGTTGTCGGGTTTATTTATGTCAAGTATATGGCTTGGGGCGGCGGAATGCTTGATAACAAGTTTTGGAGTGATCATTATGGGCTCAGGATGTGCATATTTGGAGTTTTGTTCATGCTCTGCGTTGAGCTTTTTGCATACAAGGCAGGTGTAACTTATCAGAGTCTTGCTGATAAAAAGAGTTCCAGGGTCGAGCCTTTGATCTTTCTTGGATGCGTTTTGCTACAGTCAATTGGACTTGCCGTGTGGAATTTTCATGAGGATTGGGAACTTGCCCAGATTTTCTTTTGGCACTTTACGATAATCTATTATATTCTTGCAAGAACGGGATTGCTTGCTGCAGGACGAAGTGGAATACTGTTTTTATTAGACTGTTTTCAGGGCTTTTGTGTAATTCCGGTTATGAACATTTTCCTGAGAGTAGTGGCTGTTTTCAAGAGAGAAGCCAAACATGATGAAAACGGAAATGTTGTTCCCGGAAAAAAGATTCCTGCCAAGACGGTAGCTACTATTTTAATCTCACTTTTCATAGCTCTTATAGTCTGTATGTATGCCTTTGCACAGCTTTCGGAGGCATCAGAGACTTTTGGTAAAGTGGGAGACACATTCTTTATTAACCTTGATAAGTTTTTTAAACAGGAATTTTGGGATTATACAGTTGAGAATATTGTTTATATAATAGGTTCTATTCCTGTTGGCTGGTTCTTATTCAGCCTTGTAGGCGGAGCACTTAATAATAACAAACCCTACATTACAAGGGATGGTTTTGAAGAGGAAACCCAGGGGTGTCATCAGCTTCCTGCGTATTCTGCATATATTATTATCGGAAGTGTATGTCTTCTTTATACTCTTTTCCTTGGTACAGCTATTTATGATTTTGCAAATCATAAGGGGCTTTTTGCGGCAACAGCCCATGAGGCATCTGTAAGAGCTGTTGGCAGCTTTTGGAGCCTTATCAGAGTAGTGCTTTTGAACTTTGCAATACTAGCAGCTTCATGTCTCTTTTCCAGAAAGGCTCTTTGGGAGGAAAAAATAACAAGAATACTCGTAACTGTACTCTTTGTGTTTGCACTTGGATTTGCGATTCTTGCAGCTTGTAATCTTTGCGGAGTATACATTGCTATATTTGGCATCACTCCCAGAAGGATCATGTCTTCATGGGTGGTGATGAACGTGATCGCGTGGTGCATTCTTTTGATAGTTCGCTTCTACAAAAAAATACCTGCCGCTCAGATCGGTATAATCCTTGCGGCAGTTTCATTTTCTGCTGTAGTTTGTTTTAAATTCTGA
- a CDS encoding serine hydrolase domain-containing protein, with product MFSFQRAIPEEAGIASSSIKDLLLFLESKNIPMHSLLIMRKERLVFEKYYAPYKASTLHRMFSISKSFTALSIFLLADEKRISLDDPIVKYYPEYVNESTHKWIKETTIRNMLMMRTCHASTTYKVDMKSDWVESFFIVPPTHKPGTVFHYDTSAAHVLCALVEKLTHMPMLDYMKEKFLNYLDFSQDSYMVKDPFGVSIGGSGLMATPMDILKVLYVLDKKGRVICNDGVERTLINPEFIELATSDLSDTIMTGPLPSESAGYGMQIWQNEMGGFVMYGMGGQLAISLPDEELLIMTTADTQGIAGGNQVIYDGIYKYLLQGIQDNESGNQGVNISSSKPDDYKDLMDTADKLRISMPRVPGKDHKIQAADPCSSNAILPDNIMSIAQKSGDSYELRYNLDDNRQGFSTLTLSLSDKESVLTLGSMLQNNSISIRFGLQEMLEGDIVTCSDPSASIKPDDTHYAAGAIWLRENVLYIRVHLIDECVGSLRFELYFGEDDVTVFMRKIEETYFKEFDGHLYGKLTK from the coding sequence ATGTTTTCATTTCAAAGAGCAATACCAGAAGAAGCAGGAATTGCCTCATCTTCTATAAAAGATCTGCTCCTGTTTTTGGAGTCCAAAAATATACCAATGCACTCCCTTCTCATTATGCGCAAAGAAAGGCTTGTTTTTGAAAAGTACTATGCACCATATAAAGCAAGCACTCTTCATAGAATGTTCTCCATCAGCAAGAGTTTTACAGCACTTTCTATATTTCTTTTAGCTGATGAAAAAAGAATTTCTCTGGATGATCCAATAGTAAAATACTACCCTGAATATGTTAACGAAAGCACTCATAAATGGATAAAAGAAACGACTATCCGCAATATGCTGATGATGCGAACCTGCCACGCTTCTACGACCTACAAAGTTGATATGAAGTCCGACTGGGTTGAAAGCTTTTTTATCGTGCCACCAACCCATAAGCCGGGCACCGTATTTCACTACGACACATCAGCTGCCCATGTTCTGTGTGCGCTTGTTGAGAAGCTTACACATATGCCTATGCTTGACTATATGAAAGAGAAATTTTTAAACTATCTGGACTTTAGTCAGGATTCCTATATGGTCAAGGATCCTTTCGGAGTTTCAATAGGTGGAAGCGGCCTCATGGCTACTCCCATGGATATTCTCAAGGTTTTGTATGTGCTTGATAAAAAAGGCAGAGTCATCTGCAACGATGGTGTTGAGCGGACACTCATAAATCCAGAGTTCATAGAGCTTGCCACTTCAGACCTCAGTGATACCATAATGACAGGCCCTCTTCCAAGCGAATCAGCTGGATACGGCATGCAAATCTGGCAGAATGAAATGGGCGGTTTTGTCATGTACGGAATGGGAGGTCAGCTTGCCATAAGCCTTCCGGATGAAGAACTACTCATCATGACCACTGCTGATACTCAGGGTATCGCCGGCGGAAATCAGGTGATCTATGATGGCATTTATAAATATCTTTTGCAGGGAATACAGGATAATGAATCCGGAAATCAAGGTGTAAATATAAGTTCCTCGAAGCCTGATGATTACAAAGATCTTATGGATACAGCTGATAAGCTTCGTATTTCCATGCCGAGGGTTCCGGGCAAAGATCATAAAATTCAGGCTGCTGATCCTTGTTCCAGCAACGCGATACTGCCTGACAACATTATGAGTATTGCACAAAAGTCAGGTGATTCATATGAGCTTAGATACAATTTAGACGATAACAGGCAAGGTTTTTCTACTCTTACACTCTCATTGTCGGATAAAGAATCTGTCTTGACTCTTGGATCTATGCTCCAAAACAATTCAATTTCTATCAGATTCGGATTACAGGAAATGCTAGAAGGAGATATCGTAACATGTAGTGATCCATCTGCATCAATAAAGCCAGATGATACCCACTATGCCGCAGGTGCCATCTGGCTCAGAGAAAACGTTCTATATATTCGTGTTCACCTTATTGATGAATGTGTAGGTTCTCTTCGTTTCGAGCTTTACTTTGGAGAAGACGATGTTACTGTATTCATGCGCAAGATCGAAGAAACCTATTTTAAAGAATTTGATGGACATCTCTATGGAAAGCTTACCAAATAA
- the rlmD gene encoding 23S rRNA (uracil(1939)-C(5))-methyltransferase RlmD codes for MSYHQNVKKFEKINQKMSGGKDKEKRSDLDKDKAKNKKVASKAKFTDGLKAGSRARAEAEAATWTKTDTNVKKNSKAVDKSKGRTRDALDNKAEAVKKSRCPYFKKCGACQMIDTPYDKQLRQKHAHVAELLEPYTRVAAFVGMEEPEHYRCKVHAVFTHDKKGNPLSGIYREGTHDVVPIDSCLLEDQKADAIITTIRGMLKSFKIKTYDEDNGFGLLRHVLIRIGKNTGEIMVVLVTVSPIFPSKNNFVKALLKEHPEITTIVLNVNDKQTSMILGDKEKAMYGPGFIYDTCCGMKFKISPKSFYQVNPVQQEVLYNTAIEMAELKGDEVALDCYSGVGTIGLIASPHVKEVISVELNPDAVKDAKINAKINNVSNITFYENDATRFMQQMADSGDKADLVFMDPPRSGSTPEFIESMINLSPDKIVYISCSPDSLARDLELITKGGYKVKKAIPVDMFPFTRSIEMVTLLTK; via the coding sequence ATGTCATATCATCAGAATGTTAAAAAGTTTGAAAAAATAAATCAGAAGATGAGCGGCGGTAAAGATAAAGAGAAACGCTCTGACTTGGATAAGGACAAAGCGAAGAATAAAAAGGTTGCTTCAAAGGCGAAGTTTACAGATGGACTTAAGGCTGGAAGCAGAGCCAGGGCCGAAGCAGAGGCTGCGACCTGGACGAAAACAGATACTAATGTAAAAAAGAATAGTAAAGCCGTAGATAAATCAAAGGGCAGGACAAGAGACGCACTGGACAATAAAGCGGAGGCAGTCAAAAAAAGTCGCTGCCCGTATTTTAAAAAGTGCGGCGCCTGCCAGATGATCGATACTCCATATGATAAGCAGCTTAGGCAGAAGCATGCTCATGTTGCGGAACTCCTTGAACCATACACAAGAGTTGCTGCTTTTGTGGGAATGGAAGAGCCTGAGCACTATAGATGCAAAGTACACGCAGTTTTTACCCATGACAAAAAGGGCAATCCTTTATCTGGAATTTATAGAGAGGGAACACATGATGTTGTTCCAATCGATAGTTGTCTTTTGGAAGATCAGAAGGCTGATGCTATTATCACTACCATTCGTGGGATGCTCAAATCCTTCAAGATCAAGACTTATGATGAGGACAACGGTTTTGGGCTTTTGAGGCATGTACTCATCAGGATAGGCAAGAATACCGGTGAGATAATGGTGGTTTTGGTTACGGTTTCACCTATTTTCCCATCCAAGAATAACTTTGTTAAGGCTCTTTTGAAAGAGCATCCTGAGATTACTACAATAGTTCTTAATGTCAATGACAAGCAGACCAGTATGATCCTGGGGGATAAAGAAAAGGCTATGTATGGCCCTGGTTTTATCTATGATACCTGCTGCGGAATGAAATTTAAGATAAGCCCTAAGTCATTCTATCAGGTTAATCCTGTTCAGCAGGAGGTATTATACAACACTGCAATTGAAATGGCAGAGCTCAAAGGGGATGAAGTAGCACTCGATTGCTATAGCGGCGTTGGGACTATCGGGCTTATTGCAAGTCCTCATGTGAAAGAGGTTATTTCTGTAGAACTTAACCCTGATGCAGTAAAAGATGCAAAGATTAATGCAAAAATCAATAATGTGAGCAACATTACTTTTTATGAAAATGATGCTACAAGATTCATGCAGCAGATGGCTGATTCGGGAGATAAGGCTGATCTTGTTTTCATGGATCCGCCACGAAGCGGCTCCACACCAGAATTTATCGAATCGATGATAAATCTGTCACCGGATAAGATTGTATATATTTCATGCAGCCCGGATTCACTTGCACGTGATCTTGAGCTTATCACTAAGGGAGGCTATAAGGTTAAAAAAGCTATTCCTGTAGACATGTTTCCTTTTACGCGTTCAATAGAGATGGTAACTCTTTTGACAAAATAA
- a CDS encoding ECF transporter S component produces MKKVFGTKEIVITAALLAICIISQFFKNLSVFITGPVINACLIIAVLSAGLASGIILSIITPVTAYIIAASPVMMAVPGIIPLIMAGNAVLVLATHFLLKKDLTDGKGLRDIKSYLKAIVCALLKGVFMGLTIALWLLPTFISEESPLIKKMPVFQTTFSTTQFITACIGFVYAFIIWAALSRFLRKSDLK; encoded by the coding sequence ATGAAAAAAGTATTTGGGACCAAGGAGATAGTGATAACTGCAGCACTTTTGGCTATTTGTATTATCAGCCAGTTTTTTAAGAATCTGAGTGTGTTTATAACAGGGCCTGTTATAAATGCGTGCCTTATAATAGCTGTGCTGTCAGCGGGGCTTGCAAGTGGCATAATTCTCAGCATTATAACACCTGTTACGGCTTATATTATTGCTGCTTCTCCTGTTATGATGGCTGTTCCTGGAATTATTCCGCTTATAATGGCAGGAAATGCAGTACTGGTTCTTGCTACACATTTTTTACTTAAAAAGGATCTTACTGACGGAAAAGGGCTCAGAGATATAAAGAGCTATTTAAAGGCTATAGTCTGCGCGCTTTTAAAGGGCGTTTTCATGGGACTTACTATTGCGCTATGGCTCCTTCCTACTTTTATTTCTGAGGAAAGCCCTCTTATTAAGAAAATGCCTGTATTTCAGACAACGTTTTCTACTACTCAGTTTATCACTGCCTGCATCGGATTTGTGTATGCATTTATCATTTGGGCAGCACTTAGCAGGTTCCTTAGAAAAAGCGATCTGAAATAA
- a CDS encoding NAD(P)-dependent oxidoreductase, translated as MSVHVIDEASRCLQCPNPRCRENGCPIHTNIPEMIRLFKENKMMEAAEMLFENNPLSMICSLVCNHENQCEGNCVRGIKGDPIHISSIENYISDSCFERLELKKAPSNGIKAAVIGAGPAGITIAIILALKGYSITVFETHDKIGGILRYGIPEFRLPKSILDRYYVKMRELGIKFRPNFSIGGSTNIQDLLNDGYKSVFIGTGAWRPRKLGIPGETFGNVYYAINYLNNPDVYDLGDKVAIIGAGNAAMDVARTAIRHGSRDVTVYVRGQEVSASKQEFEYAKVDGVKFEYNMSIVRIEDDGPVFKMEDGEKLIPADSILIAISQVPQDRIISKEKNLKLNEKGNLATNELGETTIPGVFASGDVVTGAKTVVAAVAVSKQIAEDMHKFMQTN; from the coding sequence ATGTCTGTACATGTCATTGATGAAGCAAGTCGTTGTTTACAGTGCCCTAATCCCAGATGCAGGGAAAATGGGTGCCCTATTCACACTAATATTCCTGAGATGATCAGGCTTTTCAAGGAGAATAAGATGATGGAAGCGGCGGAGATGTTGTTTGAAAACAATCCGCTTTCCATGATCTGTTCCCTTGTCTGTAATCATGAGAATCAGTGTGAGGGAAACTGTGTCCGTGGGATAAAAGGGGATCCCATCCACATTTCTTCTATTGAAAATTACATATCGGATTCATGCTTTGAGAGGCTCGAGCTTAAGAAAGCTCCTTCAAACGGAATAAAGGCAGCTGTTATAGGTGCGGGACCTGCAGGAATAACAATTGCTATTATCCTTGCACTCAAAGGCTATTCTATTACTGTTTTTGAAACACATGATAAGATCGGGGGAATATTAAGATACGGAATTCCTGAATTCAGGCTGCCTAAATCAATTCTTGACAGGTATTATGTCAAGATGAGAGAGCTTGGCATTAAGTTCAGACCTAATTTTTCTATTGGGGGTTCAACAAATATCCAGGATCTTTTAAACGATGGCTATAAGAGCGTGTTTATCGGCACCGGAGCGTGGAGACCGAGAAAACTTGGTATTCCTGGAGAAACATTTGGAAATGTTTATTATGCTATCAACTATCTCAATAATCCTGACGTATATGATCTTGGGGACAAAGTGGCTATAATTGGCGCAGGTAATGCTGCTATGGATGTTGCCAGAACAGCAATACGTCATGGTTCAAGAGATGTGACTGTCTATGTCAGAGGACAGGAAGTATCAGCTTCCAAGCAGGAGTTTGAATACGCCAAGGTGGACGGCGTTAAATTTGAATACAATATGTCGATTGTCAGAATTGAAGATGATGGACCTGTGTTCAAGATGGAGGATGGAGAGAAACTCATTCCTGCGGACAGTATCCTGATTGCGATTTCTCAGGTTCCTCAGGACAGGATTATCAGTAAGGAAAAAAATCTGAAGCTGAATGAGAAAGGGAATCTTGCCACTAATGAATTGGGCGAAACTACCATTCCGGGAGTATTTGCCTCGGGAGATGTTGTGACAGGTGCCAAGACTGTGGTTGCGGCAGTAGCAGTATCTAAGCAAATTGCTGAAGATATGCATAAATTTATGCAGACAAACTAG